A region from the Coffea eugenioides isolate CCC68of chromosome 9, Ceug_1.0, whole genome shotgun sequence genome encodes:
- the LOC113783709 gene encoding exonuclease 1, whose amino-acid sequence MGIQGLLPLLKSIMMPIHIKDLKDCCVAVDTYSWLHKGALSCSKELCKGLPTTKHIEYCMHRVNMLRHYGVKPILVFDGGPLPMKSEQENKRARSRRENLSRAIEHESNGNPAAAYECYQKAVDISPSIAYDLIQVLKQENVCYVVAPYEADAQMTFLAVSKQVDAVITEDSDLIAFGCPRIIYKMDKFGQGVEFRTSLLQQNKDLNLIGFTKQMLLEMCILSGCDYLQSLPGMGLKKAHALMKKFKSYDKVLKHLKYNSAAVSPLYEESFRKAMLTFQHQRVYDPLTEEIIHLSEPPNSFDASLDFLGPSISNDVAKGIAKGDIDPFTKMPFEHEHGGAELAVNESYQLKNFKPEGESKKLDLPAQKNLLTNYFCFASVEAKRKYIAPRLTPMLKRPNPENGIFSTTRTIEADAESRRLMTLTTMLPESVDCTAANKASELLESRHHGVDESEDTQEDKGAQPAMVQHSVCKPCSALHKESTSDQNQSKLRTENTKTIVRSSYFLHKDVKETNQVKKKDRAEAASNKCGIPAGSCANMLGSESSEKKISVMSKNVIVRSSYFKHKSIRERGPCDKSEKPLVKESNAPHDNNIYVLDEIEVRATTDQGNATGRSFCFQHSSLNKYEKLKVDDQIATDTDEYSIPDISLTKSFLEDSRKKRKITNIENAREDARGNDMLKGPAVPMQSDDTSMVGDTTRDTNAQEGKFGCNISHLGHYSDIAEKSMEKFASVISSFKFTSNGSRASGLRAPLKDVKNTCRTRSSSNMDLSKFAYAPSKKTSSTSRRL is encoded by the exons ATGGGTATCCAAGGCCTATTGCCCCTCTTGAAATCAATAATGATGCCAATACATATAAAAGATTTGAAGGACTGCTGCGTTGCTGTTGACACCTATTCATGGCTTCACAAAGGGGCTCTTTCTTGCAGCAAAGAGCTCTGCAAAGGCCTGCCCACCACCAA GCATATCGAGTATTGCATGCACAGAGTGAATATGCTTCGACATTATGGTGTGAAACCCATACTTGTGTTTGATGGTGGTCCTCTACCGATGAAAAGTGAGCAAGAGAACAAGCGTGCAAG ATCAAGAAGGGAAAACCTTTCTCGTGCCATTGAGCATGAATCGAATGGTAATCCGGCTGCTGCTTATGAATGCTATCAAAAAGCTGTTGACATCTCACCCTCAATTGCATATGACCTAATTCAG GTTTTGAAACAGGAAAATGTATGCTATGTcgtggctccatatgaagcagaTGCTCAAATGACCTTTTTGGCAGTCAGCAAACAGGTTGATGCGGTTATAACTGAGGACTCAGATTTAATTGCCTTTGGTTGTCCCAGA ATCATCTATAAAATGGACAAGTTTGGACAAGGTGTTGAATTTCGCACTTCCCTGCTACAACAAAACAAGGATTTAAATTTGATAGGGTTTACCAAGCAGATGCTTCTTGAGATGTGCATATTGAGTGGATGTGACTATCTGCAGTCCTTGCCTGGAATGGGTCTGAAGAAAGCTCATGCACTGATGAAAAAGTTCAAAAGTTACGACAAG GTACTAAAGCACTTGAAGTATAATAGTGCTGCGGTTTCTCCTCTTTATGAAGAATCTTTCAGGAAGGCGATGCTAACTTTCCAGCATCAAAGAGTTTATGATCCTCTTACTGAAGAGATAATACATTTGTCTGAGCCACCAAATAGTTTTGATGCCAGTTTAGATTTCTTAGGTCC ATCGATTTCTAACGATGTAGCTAAAGGGATAGCAAAAGGTGACATTGATCCTTTTACAAAAATGCCATTTGAG CATGAGCATGGTGGTGCCGAATTGGCAGTCAATGAATCTTACCAGCTAAAGAATTTCAAACCTGAAGGTGAAAGTAAAAAGCTTGATCTGCCTGCACAAAAGAATCTCCTGACTAACTATTTCT GTTTTGCTTCTGTTGAAGCAAAGAGGAAATATATAGCCCCACGACTTACACCTATGCTTAAGCGTCCAAATCCAGAGAATGGAATTTTTAGTACGACAAGGACGATTGAAGCAGATGCTGAATCTCGAAGATTGATGACATTGACCACAATGTTGCCAGAGTCA GTGGACTGTACCGCCGCTAATAAGGCTTCTGAATTATTGGAATCACGGCATCATG GAGTAGATGAATCAGAAGACACTCAAGAGGACAAAGGAGCACAACCTGCTATGGTACAACATTCAGTCTGCAAACCTTGTAGTGCATTGCATAAGGAAAGCACCTCAGACCAAAATCAGAGCAAATTGAGAACAGAAAATACAAAAACGATTGTGAGGAGTTCCTATTTTCTGCACAAGGATGTGAAGGAAACAAATCAGgttaaaaagaaagatagaGCTGAAGCAGCTAGTAATAAATGTGGGATTCCTGCTGGCAGTTGTGCAAATATGCTTGGCTCAGAAAGCAGTGAGAAAAAAATAAGCGTAATGAGCAAAAATGTGATTGTTCGAAGTTCTTATTTTAAACACAAATCCATAAGGGAAAGAGGTCCATGTGACAAGAGTGAAAAGCCATTAGTCAAGGAATCTAATGCTCCTCATGATAACAATATATATGTCTTGGATGAGATTGAAGTTAGAGCAACCACAGATCAGGGAAATGCAACTGGGAGAAGTTTCTGTTTTCAGCATAGTTCATTAAACAAGTATGAAAAGCTGAAGGTAGACGATCAGATAGCTACTGACACAGATGAATATTCAATTCCTGACATTTCTTTAACTAAGAGTTTTCTGGAAgattcaagaaagaaaagaaagatcaCTAATATTGAAAATGCAAGA GAAGATGCCAGGGGAAATGATATGCTGAAGGGTCCAGCTGTTCCAATGCAAA GTGATGATACTTCCATGGTTGGTGACACAACTAGAGACACAAACGCTCAAGAAGGAAAATTTGGGTGTAATATCTCTCACTTAGGACATTATTCTGATATAGCAGAGAAGTCAATGGAAAAATTTGCCTCAGTCATATCATCATTTAAATTCACGTCAAATGGTTCTCGTGCAAGTGGTCTCCGCGCACCCCTTAAAGATGTAAAGAACACATGTAGAACCAG GTCGTCCAGCAACATGGATCTCAGTAAATTTGCATATGCACCAagtaagaagacatcatcaacttCCCGTAGACTCTGA
- the LOC113782552 gene encoding uncharacterized protein LOC113782552: MAEEFQESEVIFQEIDGSEDNEEYYIPMELNSRELRKISNPKRKKLKTKKNTSASLPVSIPESFSGNNSCFRSMESDFNDDDDGDDGEMEPPHVIIGRRITRKVMAFSVCTGNGRTLKGRDLSEVRNSILRMTGFLET, translated from the coding sequence ATGGCGGAAGAATTTCAAGAATCTGAGGTGATATTTCAAGAAATTGATGGAAGTGAAGACAATGAGGAGTATTATATTCCTATGGAATTGAATTCCAGGGAACTGAGGAAAATCTCCAACCCCAAGAGAAAAAAGTTGAAGACCAAGAAAAATACTTCTGCATCGCTTCCTGTAAGTATACCGGAAAGTTTTTCGGGCAATAATTCTTGTTTTCGGTCCATGGAATCAGACTTTAACGATGATGATGATGGCGACGACGGAGAGATGGAGCCACCCCATGTAATTATCGGAAGGCGAATCACCAGAAAAGTGATGGCATTTTCCGTCTGCACCGGAAATGGAAGAACTCTCAAGGGAAGAGATTTGAGTGAAGTAAGGAATTCAATTCTCCGGATGACTGGATTTCTTGAAACGTAA